In Salmo salar chromosome ssa03, Ssal_v3.1, whole genome shotgun sequence, a single genomic region encodes these proteins:
- the LOC106598276 gene encoding zinc finger protein 721 isoform X5 gives MRKHHILIEEGLPLPLSSLRLLVPPLRLVSAALWQVVQQRDVMDYGLVEEFVTTVLEIVPDMMSYRERVQLIMGLRAQLVLELCRSDHLANPETIQPHLNRMKTCIITHRDKEISDPEMEASELTFRKLIQTLLEDPIEKRHFFQNIFPEEFGPKYDSALQTLVWEFLSRLEKLLPAPTLQQTASWFLPDPSVLEECVQCVSHPQPLKTLLQHHNTCGHVDTNALSSGDNQILASMSLSSLVIDEAFTDQADSEVQSEPEQECMSPVSSDNEPKMPSLLEHRESELLPLNKEVKPAFLEVACRHKKTTAKNIEHKEMKNNTSFHHLHTDSGLKIQGKPHSSQQEVQDISSLSTSCRLRQPTVLLHRLDITDMLLPVSEVSATPRRERLQIDKVGQRRGQVISQKSERNINEEPSDGQPQYSLAPDPSPTSGQPKRSKRVKICSLCGKTFSEAKDLTAHMRSHNEQSPSKCTQCGQDFEHHEDLQKHQQNVCEEAAQPEEDNMSTPSFKEDNMSLTSVEDDWTEISHHHDTLPENKRGPYVHHTPKAFQPSKARQICHVCHKTLCNVFMLRRHLKSVHGLLPYKCYNCEASFGNNPSLKKHVKECLKTKKHHPCSLCGVTFEPNECSEGNQQQFIAAVENGTEIPQTSSSTPQNATAFSALPILIQSSSNYRTCLLCNETFDTAANLRIHIKCQHDVHPYPCINCGESFPSISDLRIHKCSGQNIPDSRKCPGCRNRTSQSTPQQLKTSQEVNLRHQTDRPLVAAENEMAIPQSCNTDVDYSNDLQRCQPKECEINFQRGQQDWSEEVDPNRHPGEVDPNRHPGEVDPNQHPGEVDPGEVDPNRHPGEVDPNQHPGEVDPNQHPEEVDPAHRNSCLVPREDGTETPQSHSTSPKNPTTSKAPPTGVILNSRTCLVCYKTFFNRASLLQHLRRHSQGQGPHTCSICSRSFGRAFDLTRHQARKTGCGSMHRNLVVHENAPTEVKPVFSCPHCQEWFTSENKLETHMLCHTGEGFTCRFCGKMFAKQYKLYIHVRSHIDRPHLCDACGKDFRTKYALKVHTRVHTGERPFSCPDCGKRCSSKGNLKAHQQSHTGERPFACPLCKVRCRIKSQLKVHILTHTGERPHKCLACGKTFQLKLLLRKHQLASCS, from the exons ATGCGAAAACACCATATCCTGATTGAAGAAG gtctccctctccccctatcaTCTCTGCGTCTGTTAGTTCCTCCACTGCGGCTGGTGTCTGCAGCTCTATGGCAAGTTGTTCAGCAGAGAGACGTAATGGACTACGGGTTGGTGGAGGAGTTTGTCACCACTGTGTTGGAGATAGTTCCTGATATGATGAGTTACAGGGAGAGAGTCCAACTCATCATGGGCCTGCGAGCACAG CTGGTTCTGGAGTTGTGTCGCTCTGATCACCTAGCCAACCCTGAGACTATCCAGCCACACCTGAACAGGATGAAGACCTGTATCATCACTCATAGGGACAAGGAG ATTTCTGATCCTGAGATGGAGGCATCAGAATTAACTTTCCGGAAGCTGATTCAAACTCTGCTGGAAGACCCAATTGAGAAACGACACTTCTTTCAG AATATTTTTCCAGAGGAATTTGGCCCAAAGTATGACTCGGCACTGCAGACTCTGGTGTGGGAGTTCCTCTCCAGGCTGGAGAAGCTGCTTCCAGCACCAACCCTTCAACAG ACTGCATCTTGGTTCCTACCTGACCCCTCTGTCCTGGAGGAGTGTGTGCAGTGTGTATCCCACCCTCAGCCTTTGAAGACCCTTCTCCAGCATCACAACACATGTGGACATGTAGACACCAATG CTCTGTCTTCCGGCGACAATCAGATCCTCGCTtcaatgtctctctcttccttaGTGATAGATGAAGCCTTCACTGACCAAGCTGACTCAGAGGTCCAATCAGAACCTGAGCAGGAATGTATGAGCCCTGTCTCATCTGACAATGAGCCAAAGATGCCCTCTTTGTTGGAACACAGGGAGAGTGAACTGTTGCCTTTGAATAAAGAGGTGAAGCCTGCTTTTTTGGAGGTAGCGTGTAGACATAAGAAAACAACAGcgaaaaacatagaacacaaagaGATGAAAAATAATACATCTTTTCACCACCTTCACACTGACAGTGGGCTGAAAATCCAAGGAAAACCCCACAGCAGCCAACAGGAAGTGCAGGACATTTCTAGTTTATCTACTTCCTGTCGTCTCCGTCAGCCAACAGTGCTGCTACACAGACTTGACATTACTGATATGCTGTTACCTGTGTCGGAGGTCTCTGCAACACCGCGGAGAGAGAGGCTTCAGATTGACAAAGTGGGACAGAGAAGAGGACAGGTCATATCACAAAAGAGTGAGAGGAATATCAATGAAGAGCCCTCTGATGGTCAACCTCAGTATTCTCTGGCCCCTGACCCATCCCCTACCTCAGGGCAGCCTAAAAGAAGCAAGCGTGTCAAAATATGCTCCTTGTGTGGAAAGACTTTCAGCGAAGCAAAGGATTTGACTGCACACATGAGATCTCACAATGAGCAGAGCCCTTCCAAGTGCACCCAGTGTGGACAAGACTTTGAACACCATGAGGACTTACAGAAACATCAGCAGAATGTGTGTGAGGAGGCAGCTCAACCAGAAGAGGACAACATGTCTACGCCATCTTTTAAGGAGGATAACATGTCTCTGACATCTGTGGAGGATGATTGGACAGAGATATCCCACCACCATGACACTTTACCTGAGAACAAAAGAGGTCCCTATGTTCATCACACTCCAAAAGCCTTCCAGCCTTCCAAAGCCAGACAAATATGCCATGTGTGTCACAAGActctttgtaatgtatttatgcTGAGAAGGCACCTGAAATCCGTTCATGGTCTGCTCCCCTACAAGTGCTACAACTGTGAGGCAAGTTTTGGGAATAACCCTAGTTTGAAGAAACACGTAAAAGAGTGCTTGAAGACGAAGAAACACCACCCTTGCTCTCTGTGCGGTGTGACCTTTGAGCCAAATGAGTGTTCGGAGGGGAACCAACAGCAGTTCATAGCTGCAGTAGAAAATGGTACAGAGATACCCCAGACCTCCAGTTCTACACCACAGAATGCAACAGCCTTCAGCGCTCTGCCCATTCTGATACAGTCCTCCAGTAATTACAGAACATGTCTTTTGTGTAATGAAACTTTCGATACTGCAGCGAACTTGAGAATACACATAAAATGTCAACATGATGTACATCCTTACCCATGCATCAATTGTGGGGAAAGTTTCCCAAGCATATCGGATCTGCGGATACACAAGTGTTCAGGTCAAAACATTCCAGACTCCAGAAAGTGTCCGGGGTGCAGGAATAGGACCTCTCAATCCACACCGCAGCAGTTAAAGACAAGTCAGGAAGTGAACCTTAGACACCAGACAGATAGGCCACTAGTTGCAGCAGAAAACGAGATGGCGATCCCGCAGTCCTGCAACACAGATGTTGACTACTCAAATGACTTGCAGCGATGCCAGCCAAAGGAGTGTGAGATTAACTTTCAGAGAGGACAGCAAGACTGGAGTGAGGAGGTTGATCCAAACCGGCATCCAGGGGAGGTTGATCCAAACCGGCATCCAGGGGAGGTTGATCCAAACCAGCATCCAGGGGAGGTTGATCCAGGGGAG GTTGATCCAAACCGGCATCCAGGGGAGGTTGATCCAAACCAGCATCCAGGGGAGGTTGATCCAAACCAGCATCCAGAGGAGGTTGATCCAGCACATAGAAACAGTTGTCTGGTTCCAAGGGAGGATGGGACAGAGACTCCCCAGAGCCATAGCACGTCACCCAAGAACCCAACAACTTCCAAAGCTCCTCCCACTGGCGTGATTTTAAATTCTCGAACATGTCTCGTGTGCTATAAGACATTCTTTAACAGAGCAAGCTTGCTTCAACATCTGAGACGTCACTCACAGGGTCAGGGACCCCACACATGCTCCATATGTTCAAGGAGCTTTGGTCGAGCTTTCGATTTGACAAGACATCAGGCCAGGAAAACAGGTTGTGGGTCAATGCACCGTAATCTCGTTGTACATGAGAATGCTCCTACAGAAGTTAAACCGGTCTTCTCTTGCCCCCATTGTCAGGAATGGTTCACGAGCGAAAATAAACTGGAAACACACATGCTATGTCACACAGGGGAAGGGTTCACATGTAGGTTTTGCGGCAAGATGTTTGCTAAACAATATAAATTATACATCCATGTTCGTTCGCATATTGACAGACCTCATCTATGTGATGCATGTGGTAAGGATTTCAGAACTAAGTATGCATTGAAagtacacacacgtgtacacacaggagaacgaccattctcttgcccaGATTGTGGCAAAAGATGTTCTTCGAAGGGTAATCTGAAGGCCCACCAACAGAGTCATACAGGAGAACGTCCATTTGCGTGCCCTCTCTGTAAAGTACGCTGTCGCATTAAGTCGCAACTAAAAGTACACATTTTAACTCACACAGGGGAGAGGCCTCATAAGTGTTTGGCTTGTGGGAAGACTTTTCAACTGAAACTTTTGTTGAGAAAACATCAGCTAGCTTCATGTTCTTAG
- the LOC106598276 gene encoding zinc finger protein 629 isoform X6: MDYGLVEEFVTTVLEIVPDMMSYRERVQLIMGLRAQLVLELCRSDHLANPETIQPHLNRMKTCIITHRDKEISDPEMEASELTFRKLIQTLLEDPIEKRHFFQNIFPEEFGPKYDSALQTLVWEFLSRLEKLLPAPTLQQTASWFLPDPSVLEECVQCVSHPQPLKTLLQHHNTCGHVDTNALSSGDNQILASMSLSSLVIDEAFTDQADSEVQSEPEQECMSPVSSDNEPKMPSLLEHRESELLPLNKEVKPAFLEVACRHKKTTAKNIEHKEMKNNTSFHHLHTDSGLKIQGKPHSSQQEVQDISSLSTSCRLRQPTVLLHRLDITDMLLPVSEVSATPRRERLQIDKVGQRRGQVISQKSERNINEEPSDGQPQYSLAPDPSPTSGQPKRSKRVKICSLCGKTFSEAKDLTAHMRSHNEQSPSKCTQCGQDFEHHEDLQKHQQNVCEEAAQPEEDNMSTPSFKEDNMSLTSVEDDWTEISHHHDTLPENKRGPYVHHTPKAFQPSKARQICHVCHKTLCNVFMLRRHLKSVHGLLPYKCYNCEASFGNNPSLKKHVKECLKTKKHHPCSLCGVTFEPNECSEGNQQQFIAAVENGTEIPQTSSSTPQNATAFSALPILIQSSSNYRTCLLCNETFDTAANLRIHIKCQHDVHPYPCINCGESFPSISDLRIHKCSGQNIPDSRKCPGCRNRTSQSTPQQLKTSQEVNLRHQTDRPLVAAENEMAIPQSCNTDVDYSNDLQRCQPKECEINFQRGQQDWSEEVDPNRHPGEVDPNRHPGEVDPNQHPGEVDPGEVDPNRHPGEVDPGEVDPNRHPGEVDPNRHPGEVDPNRHPGEVDPNQHPGEVDPNQHPEEVDPAHRNSCLVPREDGTETPQSHSTSPKNPTTSKAPPTGVILNSRTCLVCYKTFFNRASLLQHLRRHSQGQGPHTCSICSRSFGRAFDLTRHQARKTGCGSMHRNLVVHENAPTEVKPVFSCPHCQEWFTSENKLETHMLCHTGEGFTCRFCGKMFAKQYKLYIHVRSHIDRPHLCDACGKDFRTKYALKVHTRVHTGERPFSCPDCGKRCSSKGNLKAHQQSHTGERPFACPLCKVRCRIKSQLKVHILTHTGERPHKCLACGKTFQLKLLLRKHQLASCS, encoded by the exons ATGGACTACGGGTTGGTGGAGGAGTTTGTCACCACTGTGTTGGAGATAGTTCCTGATATGATGAGTTACAGGGAGAGAGTCCAACTCATCATGGGCCTGCGAGCACAG CTGGTTCTGGAGTTGTGTCGCTCTGATCACCTAGCCAACCCTGAGACTATCCAGCCACACCTGAACAGGATGAAGACCTGTATCATCACTCATAGGGACAAGGAG ATTTCTGATCCTGAGATGGAGGCATCAGAATTAACTTTCCGGAAGCTGATTCAAACTCTGCTGGAAGACCCAATTGAGAAACGACACTTCTTTCAG AATATTTTTCCAGAGGAATTTGGCCCAAAGTATGACTCGGCACTGCAGACTCTGGTGTGGGAGTTCCTCTCCAGGCTGGAGAAGCTGCTTCCAGCACCAACCCTTCAACAG ACTGCATCTTGGTTCCTACCTGACCCCTCTGTCCTGGAGGAGTGTGTGCAGTGTGTATCCCACCCTCAGCCTTTGAAGACCCTTCTCCAGCATCACAACACATGTGGACATGTAGACACCAATG CTCTGTCTTCCGGCGACAATCAGATCCTCGCTtcaatgtctctctcttccttaGTGATAGATGAAGCCTTCACTGACCAAGCTGACTCAGAGGTCCAATCAGAACCTGAGCAGGAATGTATGAGCCCTGTCTCATCTGACAATGAGCCAAAGATGCCCTCTTTGTTGGAACACAGGGAGAGTGAACTGTTGCCTTTGAATAAAGAGGTGAAGCCTGCTTTTTTGGAGGTAGCGTGTAGACATAAGAAAACAACAGcgaaaaacatagaacacaaagaGATGAAAAATAATACATCTTTTCACCACCTTCACACTGACAGTGGGCTGAAAATCCAAGGAAAACCCCACAGCAGCCAACAGGAAGTGCAGGACATTTCTAGTTTATCTACTTCCTGTCGTCTCCGTCAGCCAACAGTGCTGCTACACAGACTTGACATTACTGATATGCTGTTACCTGTGTCGGAGGTCTCTGCAACACCGCGGAGAGAGAGGCTTCAGATTGACAAAGTGGGACAGAGAAGAGGACAGGTCATATCACAAAAGAGTGAGAGGAATATCAATGAAGAGCCCTCTGATGGTCAACCTCAGTATTCTCTGGCCCCTGACCCATCCCCTACCTCAGGGCAGCCTAAAAGAAGCAAGCGTGTCAAAATATGCTCCTTGTGTGGAAAGACTTTCAGCGAAGCAAAGGATTTGACTGCACACATGAGATCTCACAATGAGCAGAGCCCTTCCAAGTGCACCCAGTGTGGACAAGACTTTGAACACCATGAGGACTTACAGAAACATCAGCAGAATGTGTGTGAGGAGGCAGCTCAACCAGAAGAGGACAACATGTCTACGCCATCTTTTAAGGAGGATAACATGTCTCTGACATCTGTGGAGGATGATTGGACAGAGATATCCCACCACCATGACACTTTACCTGAGAACAAAAGAGGTCCCTATGTTCATCACACTCCAAAAGCCTTCCAGCCTTCCAAAGCCAGACAAATATGCCATGTGTGTCACAAGActctttgtaatgtatttatgcTGAGAAGGCACCTGAAATCCGTTCATGGTCTGCTCCCCTACAAGTGCTACAACTGTGAGGCAAGTTTTGGGAATAACCCTAGTTTGAAGAAACACGTAAAAGAGTGCTTGAAGACGAAGAAACACCACCCTTGCTCTCTGTGCGGTGTGACCTTTGAGCCAAATGAGTGTTCGGAGGGGAACCAACAGCAGTTCATAGCTGCAGTAGAAAATGGTACAGAGATACCCCAGACCTCCAGTTCTACACCACAGAATGCAACAGCCTTCAGCGCTCTGCCCATTCTGATACAGTCCTCCAGTAATTACAGAACATGTCTTTTGTGTAATGAAACTTTCGATACTGCAGCGAACTTGAGAATACACATAAAATGTCAACATGATGTACATCCTTACCCATGCATCAATTGTGGGGAAAGTTTCCCAAGCATATCGGATCTGCGGATACACAAGTGTTCAGGTCAAAACATTCCAGACTCCAGAAAGTGTCCGGGGTGCAGGAATAGGACCTCTCAATCCACACCGCAGCAGTTAAAGACAAGTCAGGAAGTGAACCTTAGACACCAGACAGATAGGCCACTAGTTGCAGCAGAAAACGAGATGGCGATCCCGCAGTCCTGCAACACAGATGTTGACTACTCAAATGACTTGCAGCGATGCCAGCCAAAGGAGTGTGAGATTAACTTTCAGAGAGGACAGCAAGACTGGAGTGAGGAGGTTGATCCAAACCGGCATCCAGGGGAGGTTGATCCAAACCGGCATCCAGGGGAGGTTGATCCAAACCAGCATCCAGGGGAGGTTGATCCAGGGGAGGTTGATCCAAACCGGCATCCAGGGGAGGTTGATCCAGGGGAGGTTGATCCAAACCGGCATCCAGGGGAGGTTGATCCAAACCGGCATCCAGGGGAGGTTGATCCAAACCGGCATCCAGGGGAGGTTGATCCAAACCAGCATCCAGGGGAGGTTGATCCAAACCAGCATCCAGAGGAGGTTGATCCAGCACATAGAAACAGTTGTCTGGTTCCAAGGGAGGATGGGACAGAGACTCCCCAGAGCCATAGCACGTCACCCAAGAACCCAACAACTTCCAAAGCTCCTCCCACTGGCGTGATTTTAAATTCTCGAACATGTCTCGTGTGCTATAAGACATTCTTTAACAGAGCAAGCTTGCTTCAACATCTGAGACGTCACTCACAGGGTCAGGGACCCCACACATGCTCCATATGTTCAAGGAGCTTTGGTCGAGCTTTCGATTTGACAAGACATCAGGCCAGGAAAACAGGTTGTGGGTCAATGCACCGTAATCTCGTTGTACATGAGAATGCTCCTACAGAAGTTAAACCGGTCTTCTCTTGCCCCCATTGTCAGGAATGGTTCACGAGCGAAAATAAACTGGAAACACACATGCTATGTCACACAGGGGAAGGGTTCACATGTAGGTTTTGCGGCAAGATGTTTGCTAAACAATATAAATTATACATCCATGTTCGTTCGCATATTGACAGACCTCATCTATGTGATGCATGTGGTAAGGATTTCAGAACTAAGTATGCATTGAAagtacacacacgtgtacacacaggagaacgaccattctcttgcccaGATTGTGGCAAAAGATGTTCTTCGAAGGGTAATCTGAAGGCCCACCAACAGAGTCATACAGGAGAACGTCCATTTGCGTGCCCTCTCTGTAAAGTACGCTGTCGCATTAAGTCGCAACTAAAAGTACACATTTTAACTCACACAGGGGAGAGGCCTCATAAGTGTTTGGCTTGTGGGAAGACTTTTCAACTGAAACTTTTGTTGAGAAAACATCAGCTAGCTTCATGTTCTTAG
- the LOC106598276 gene encoding zinc finger protein 629 isoform X2, with product MRKHHILIEEGLPLPLSSLRLLVPPLRLVSAALWQVVQQRDVMDYGLVEEFVTTVLEIVPDMMSYRERVQLIMGLRAQLVLELCRSDHLANPETIQPHLNRMKTCIITHRDKEISDPEMEASELTFRKLIQTLLEDPIEKRHFFQNIFPEEFGPKYDSALQTLVWEFLSRLEKLLPAPTLQQTASWFLPDPSVLEECVQCVSHPQPLKTLLQHHNTCGHVDTNALSSGDNQILASMSLSSLVIDEAFTDQADSEVQSEPEQECMSPVSSDNEPKMPSLLEHRESELLPLNKEVKPAFLEVACRHKKTTAKNIEHKEMKNNTSFHHLHTDSGLKIQGKPHSSQQEVQDISSLSTSCRLRQPTVLLHRLDITDMLLPVSEVSATPRRERLQIDKVGQRRGQVISQKSERNINEEPSDGQPQYSLAPDPSPTSGQPKRSKRVKICSLCGKTFSEAKDLTAHMRSHNEQSPSKCTQCGQDFEHHEDLQKHQQNVCEEAAQPEEDNMSTPSFKEDNMSLTSVEDDWTEISHHHDTLPENKRGPYVHHTPKAFQPSKARQICHVCHKTLCNVFMLRRHLKSVHGLLPYKCYNCEASFGNNPSLKKHVKECLKTKKHHPCSLCGVTFEPNECSEGNQQQFIAAVENGTEIPQTSSSTPQNATAFSALPILIQSSSNYRTCLLCNETFDTAANLRIHIKCQHDVHPYPCINCGESFPSISDLRIHKCSGQNIPDSRKCPGCRNRTSQSTPQQLKTSQEVNLRHQTDRPLVAAENEMAIPQSCNTDVDYSNDLQRCQPKECEINFQRGQQDWSEEVDPNRHPGEVDPNRHPGEVDPNQHPGEVDPGEVDPNRHPGEVDPNRHPGEVDPNRHPGEVDPNQHPGEVDPNQHPEEVDPAHRNSCLVPREDGTETPQSHSTSPKNPTTSKAPPTGVILNSRTCLVCYKTFFNRASLLQHLRRHSQGQGPHTCSICSRSFGRAFDLTRHQARKTGCGSMHRNLVVHENAPTEVKPVFSCPHCQEWFTSENKLETHMLCHTGEGFTCRFCGKMFAKQYKLYIHVRSHIDRPHLCDACGKDFRTKYALKVHTRVHTGERPFSCPDCGKRCSSKGNLKAHQQSHTGERPFACPLCKVRCRIKSQLKVHILTHTGERPHKCLACGKTFQLKLLLRKHQLASCS from the exons ATGCGAAAACACCATATCCTGATTGAAGAAG gtctccctctccccctatcaTCTCTGCGTCTGTTAGTTCCTCCACTGCGGCTGGTGTCTGCAGCTCTATGGCAAGTTGTTCAGCAGAGAGACGTAATGGACTACGGGTTGGTGGAGGAGTTTGTCACCACTGTGTTGGAGATAGTTCCTGATATGATGAGTTACAGGGAGAGAGTCCAACTCATCATGGGCCTGCGAGCACAG CTGGTTCTGGAGTTGTGTCGCTCTGATCACCTAGCCAACCCTGAGACTATCCAGCCACACCTGAACAGGATGAAGACCTGTATCATCACTCATAGGGACAAGGAG ATTTCTGATCCTGAGATGGAGGCATCAGAATTAACTTTCCGGAAGCTGATTCAAACTCTGCTGGAAGACCCAATTGAGAAACGACACTTCTTTCAG AATATTTTTCCAGAGGAATTTGGCCCAAAGTATGACTCGGCACTGCAGACTCTGGTGTGGGAGTTCCTCTCCAGGCTGGAGAAGCTGCTTCCAGCACCAACCCTTCAACAG ACTGCATCTTGGTTCCTACCTGACCCCTCTGTCCTGGAGGAGTGTGTGCAGTGTGTATCCCACCCTCAGCCTTTGAAGACCCTTCTCCAGCATCACAACACATGTGGACATGTAGACACCAATG CTCTGTCTTCCGGCGACAATCAGATCCTCGCTtcaatgtctctctcttccttaGTGATAGATGAAGCCTTCACTGACCAAGCTGACTCAGAGGTCCAATCAGAACCTGAGCAGGAATGTATGAGCCCTGTCTCATCTGACAATGAGCCAAAGATGCCCTCTTTGTTGGAACACAGGGAGAGTGAACTGTTGCCTTTGAATAAAGAGGTGAAGCCTGCTTTTTTGGAGGTAGCGTGTAGACATAAGAAAACAACAGcgaaaaacatagaacacaaagaGATGAAAAATAATACATCTTTTCACCACCTTCACACTGACAGTGGGCTGAAAATCCAAGGAAAACCCCACAGCAGCCAACAGGAAGTGCAGGACATTTCTAGTTTATCTACTTCCTGTCGTCTCCGTCAGCCAACAGTGCTGCTACACAGACTTGACATTACTGATATGCTGTTACCTGTGTCGGAGGTCTCTGCAACACCGCGGAGAGAGAGGCTTCAGATTGACAAAGTGGGACAGAGAAGAGGACAGGTCATATCACAAAAGAGTGAGAGGAATATCAATGAAGAGCCCTCTGATGGTCAACCTCAGTATTCTCTGGCCCCTGACCCATCCCCTACCTCAGGGCAGCCTAAAAGAAGCAAGCGTGTCAAAATATGCTCCTTGTGTGGAAAGACTTTCAGCGAAGCAAAGGATTTGACTGCACACATGAGATCTCACAATGAGCAGAGCCCTTCCAAGTGCACCCAGTGTGGACAAGACTTTGAACACCATGAGGACTTACAGAAACATCAGCAGAATGTGTGTGAGGAGGCAGCTCAACCAGAAGAGGACAACATGTCTACGCCATCTTTTAAGGAGGATAACATGTCTCTGACATCTGTGGAGGATGATTGGACAGAGATATCCCACCACCATGACACTTTACCTGAGAACAAAAGAGGTCCCTATGTTCATCACACTCCAAAAGCCTTCCAGCCTTCCAAAGCCAGACAAATATGCCATGTGTGTCACAAGActctttgtaatgtatttatgcTGAGAAGGCACCTGAAATCCGTTCATGGTCTGCTCCCCTACAAGTGCTACAACTGTGAGGCAAGTTTTGGGAATAACCCTAGTTTGAAGAAACACGTAAAAGAGTGCTTGAAGACGAAGAAACACCACCCTTGCTCTCTGTGCGGTGTGACCTTTGAGCCAAATGAGTGTTCGGAGGGGAACCAACAGCAGTTCATAGCTGCAGTAGAAAATGGTACAGAGATACCCCAGACCTCCAGTTCTACACCACAGAATGCAACAGCCTTCAGCGCTCTGCCCATTCTGATACAGTCCTCCAGTAATTACAGAACATGTCTTTTGTGTAATGAAACTTTCGATACTGCAGCGAACTTGAGAATACACATAAAATGTCAACATGATGTACATCCTTACCCATGCATCAATTGTGGGGAAAGTTTCCCAAGCATATCGGATCTGCGGATACACAAGTGTTCAGGTCAAAACATTCCAGACTCCAGAAAGTGTCCGGGGTGCAGGAATAGGACCTCTCAATCCACACCGCAGCAGTTAAAGACAAGTCAGGAAGTGAACCTTAGACACCAGACAGATAGGCCACTAGTTGCAGCAGAAAACGAGATGGCGATCCCGCAGTCCTGCAACACAGATGTTGACTACTCAAATGACTTGCAGCGATGCCAGCCAAAGGAGTGTGAGATTAACTTTCAGAGAGGACAGCAAGACTGGAGTGAGGAGGTTGATCCAAACCGGCATCCAGGGGAGGTTGATCCAAACCGGCATCCAGGGGAGGTTGATCCAAACCAGCATCCAGGGGAG GTTGATCCAGGGGAGGTTGATCCAAACCGGCATCCAGGGGAGGTTGATCCAAACCGGCATCCAGGGGAGGTTGATCCAAACCGGCATCCAGGGGAGGTTGATCCAAACCAGCATCCAGGGGAGGTTGATCCAAACCAGCATCCAGAGGAGGTTGATCCAGCACATAGAAACAGTTGTCTGGTTCCAAGGGAGGATGGGACAGAGACTCCCCAGAGCCATAGCACGTCACCCAAGAACCCAACAACTTCCAAAGCTCCTCCCACTGGCGTGATTTTAAATTCTCGAACATGTCTCGTGTGCTATAAGACATTCTTTAACAGAGCAAGCTTGCTTCAACATCTGAGACGTCACTCACAGGGTCAGGGACCCCACACATGCTCCATATGTTCAAGGAGCTTTGGTCGAGCTTTCGATTTGACAAGACATCAGGCCAGGAAAACAGGTTGTGGGTCAATGCACCGTAATCTCGTTGTACATGAGAATGCTCCTACAGAAGTTAAACCGGTCTTCTCTTGCCCCCATTGTCAGGAATGGTTCACGAGCGAAAATAAACTGGAAACACACATGCTATGTCACACAGGGGAAGGGTTCACATGTAGGTTTTGCGGCAAGATGTTTGCTAAACAATATAAATTATACATCCATGTTCGTTCGCATATTGACAGACCTCATCTATGTGATGCATGTGGTAAGGATTTCAGAACTAAGTATGCATTGAAagtacacacacgtgtacacacaggagaacgaccattctcttgcccaGATTGTGGCAAAAGATGTTCTTCGAAGGGTAATCTGAAGGCCCACCAACAGAGTCATACAGGAGAACGTCCATTTGCGTGCCCTCTCTGTAAAGTACGCTGTCGCATTAAGTCGCAACTAAAAGTACACATTTTAACTCACACAGGGGAGAGGCCTCATAAGTGTTTGGCTTGTGGGAAGACTTTTCAACTGAAACTTTTGTTGAGAAAACATCAGCTAGCTTCATGTTCTTAG